The genome window GTCGAGACCATCGCGGCACCGATTCAGGACACCGTCGACCTGATGCTGGCGCTGAAGGCCGAGGGCTATCCGATCTATGCCCTGTCCAATTACGGGGCGGAGAATTTCGAGCGTTCCGTCGATGTCTATCCGTTCTTGGACGCGTTCGACGGGCGGGTGGTTTCGGCTTACGAGGACGTAATCAAGCCCGACCCGGCGATCTACGACATCGTCATAGAGCGTTTCGACCTGACGCCGGAGACGACGCTGTTCATCGACGACCGTCCGGAGAACACCGACGCGGCCGCCGCGAAAGGGTTCCAGGTGCACACTTTCACGACACCGGAGAGTCTGAGGCGTTTTCTGGGACGGTAGTTGGCGACCGCCCTGTTCCTGCGAAAGCAGGAACCTTCATTGATCAGGTACGGAGCAGACACATCGAAGGCCCCTGCTTCCGCAGGAGCACGTGACGTCTTATCGCTATCGTGAGCCATCCCCGCCGCCGCGTTCCTGCGAAAGCAGGAACCTTCATCGATCAGGTACGGCACAAGCCCACAGAAGGCTCCTGCTTCCGCAGGAGCACGGACTGAGCATATCACCGCACGGGCGGCGGTTTCCGGACGATGCGGCGCAGGGCCATATTGGACTGGATGCGGCTGACATGGGGCAGGCGCGAGATGTGGGTTTTGTGGATGCGTTCAAAATCGCGCATGTCGCGAACGACAAGGCGCAGTAGATAGTCCGCCTCCCCCGCCATCAGGTGACATTCGACCAGTTCCGGGATGGCGGCGACCGCGCGTTCGAAATCGGCCAGCGCCGCCTCGCTCTGACCGCTCAGCGTGATCTGCACGATGACGCTGCCGTCGAAGCCCAGACGCTCCTCGTCCAGCAATGCGGTGTAGCCTTCGATGATCCCGGCCCCCTCCAGACGGGTCAATCTCCGCTGACAGGTTGAGGCGGAAATGCCCAACCGCTGCCCCAGATCGGCGAGGGTCAGGCGGGCATTTTGCTGCACCGCATCCAAAAGGGCGATATCCGTGTCGTCCAACTGCATTCTGCAAGATACCATCATTGGGCTCAAAGTTTTGCAAGTTTGCTGCATTTGATGGCATTTCCGACAGCGACTTCGCAACCACATTTCGGGCATCTGGGCGTATCATCCGCACCATACGAAACTGGTGCCTCTTCAAAACGGGGCCGCTCGCGAAATATAGGGGTGGAACAATGCTCATCGGCGTGCCGAAAGAGATCAAGAATCACGAATACCGTGTCGGCCTGGTGCCCTTCGCCGTGCGCGAACTGGTACACCACGGCCACAAGGTCGTCATCGAAACCCAGGCCGGCTCCGGCATCGGCGTCAGCGACGACGATTATCGCGCGGCGGGCGCGGAAATTCTGGGCGATGCAAAATCGGTCTTCGAAACCGCCGAGATGATCGTCAAGGTCAAGGAACCGCAGGCGGTCGAATGCGAGATGCTGCGCGAAGGCCAGTTGCTGTTCACCTATCTGCATCTGGCGCCCGACCTACCGCAGACCCAGGGCCTGCTGAAGTCGGGCTGCATTGCCATCGCCTATGAAACCGTGACCAGCCCGCGCGGCGGCCTGCCGCTGCTGGCCCCGATGAGCGAGGTCGCCGGCCGGATGGGTCCGCAGGCCGGCGCCCATTGCCTTGAGAAGGCACAGGGTGGACGCGGCGTGCTGATGGGCGGCGTGCCCGGTGTCGCACCGGCCAAGGTCGTGGTGATCGGTGGCGGCGTGTCCGGCACCAATGCCGCCCGGATCGCCCTGGGCATGGGCGCGGAAGTCACTGTCCTGGAGCGCAATATCGCCCGGATCGCGCAACTGGACGACATGTTCCGCGGCACCGGCATGAAGACGCTGTATTCCACGGTCGATGCCGTCGAAAAATCCGTTCAGGAAGCCGATCTGGTAATCGGCGCCGTGCTGGTCCCGGGCGCCGCGGCCCCGAAACTGATCAACCGCGAAATGCTGAAGACCATGGCCGACGGCTCGGTCGTCGTCGACATCGCCATCGACCAGGGCGGTTGCCTGGAAACGTCGCGGCCGACGACGCATGCGGACCCGACCTATGTCGAGGAGGGGGTCGTTCACTATTGCGTCGCGAACATGCCGGGCGCCGTGGCGCGAACGTCGACCTTCGCGTTGAACAACGCCACGCTGCCATTCGCCGTCGCACTGGCGAACAAGGGCTATCGCGGCGCGCTGGCCGAGGACCCGCATCTGCGTCAGGGGCTGAACGTGGCCGAGGGCAAGATCACCTACAAGGCGGTCTCCGAGGCCCATGGCATGGACTACACCGCCCCCGAAGAAGCCCTGGGCATTTCTTTCTGAACCGGATCCTCCCGGTGACGAGCCTGCGGCCCCGACGGATCCCGTCGGGGCCGCCTTTTTGCGTCAGACGTTCAGCAGAAGATTCTCACGTTCCCAGGAACTGATGACCCGCTGATACAAATCGTATTCGTGATTCTTCACGTCCATATACGCACGGGAGAAATTCTCACCCAGCGTATCCTTCAGGGGCTTTGCATAGTTGAACTTATGCAGCGCATCGCCCTGGTTCCGCGGCAGCGCGAAGGCGAAACGGTAGGCATCGCCGTCGACCGGGTTGGACGGTTCGATCTTTTCCTTCATGCCCAGATAGCCACAGGCCAGGGTCGCCGCCATGGCCAGATACGGGTTCGCGTCTGACCCCGCCAGGCGGTTCTCGATCCGTCGCGCCTGGGGTGAGGAATCCGGCACGCGCAGGCCGCAGGTTCTATTGTCATGGCCCCAATGCACATTGATCGGCGCATCCGAATAGCGCGCGATCCGCCTGTAACTGTTGACGTTCGGCGCCATCAGCGGCATCGCCGCCGGCAGGTAGCGCTGCAGCCCGCCAATGTAGTTCAGCAGGGTCTTCGAATCCTTGCCGGTCTTCGTCGCAAACACGTTGCGACCCGTTTCGATATCGACCAGCGACTGGTGAATATGCATGGAGGAGCCGGGCTGGTGCTGATGCGGCTTTGCCATGAAGGTGGCATAGATGTCGTGCTTCAGCGCGGCCTGACGGACCAATCTCTTGAACAGGAAGACCTGATCGGCCAGTTCCAGCGGGTCGCCATGATTGAAATTGATCTCCATCTGCGCGGCACCGGCTTCATGCGCCATTGTGTCGACATCCAGATTCGCGGTCTCGCAGAAGTCGTAGATATCCTCGACGATCGGATCGAACTCGTTGGCGGCCTCGATCCCATAGGCCTGCCGCCCGGATTCCTGGCGGCCCGAAGCGCCGATCGGCGGTTCAAGCGGATAATCCGGATCCAGGTTCTTCTTCACGAAGTAGAATTCCAGCTCCGGCGCGACGACGGGGCGCAGTCCCTTCTTCGCATAGAGTTCCAGGATGCGGCGCAGCAGATAGCGTGGCGAGATGTCCACAGGCTTGCCGTTCAGGTGAAAGGCGTCGCAGATGACCTGTGCCACCGGTTCGGGATACCACGGGACAAGGCGGATCGTGCTTGGATCCGGCACCATGGCGATATCCTTGTTCGTGTCCGCCACCACATCGGTTTCGAACACGAAGTCGCCGGTCACCGTCTGGATGAAAAGGCATTCCGGGACCCGCAGGCCGCGGTCGCCCAGACCATCGATGAACTTGTCCCGGGGCAGGATCTTGCCCCGCGCAATTCCGGACATGTCCGGCAGCAGACATTCGACCTCGTCGATGTCCCGTTCCTTAACCCACTCGATCAGATTACTCACGTTACCCTACCTCTACCGCGCCCCAGGCAGGTATCCGAACGAGCCCCCCAGACAGAAAAAAGCGCAGCGCCAAAGATTGTGATCACATTTTTTATGCCTTATAGTCTCGACCGACCGCAAGGGGGAATCGGCTTGCGGTATCCGATGTCCGATCCATGGACGCTTCTCAGCAACGGTGTTTCCCATGACTGCCTGGCTCAGTAAGAAAGAAGTCGACGCCTTCACGAAGGCCAATCCGGGCCTGAAGGGTGTCGATATGCTCGTGCCGGACATGTGCGGCATCCTGCGCGGCAAACGCATCGGCGTCGAGGCGATAGACAAGCTGCATGAAGGCGGCGTCGCCCTGCCCGGCTCGACCTATCTGCTGGATGCCACCGGCCAGAATTGCGACACCATCGTCTATGGTACGTCGGACGGCGACCCGGATTTCAGTTGCCTGGGCGTTGCGGGAACACTGAAACCGGTTCCTTGGGCCCATGCCCCGACCGGCCAGGTCATAGCCAGCATGGTGACCGGAGAGGGCGAGCCGTTTTTCGCCGATCCCCGGTTCATCCTGGCCCGCGCCACCCAGCCGCTGGTCGATATGGGCTACACCCCGGTCACCGCGATCGAGCTGGAATTCTATCTGATGGACGCGAAATTGGACCCGTCCGGCATTCCGAACACGGCCAGTTCCCCCGCTACCGGCCGGCCGCAGACGACCACGCAGGTCTACGGCATCGAAGAATTGTACGAGTTCGAGGATTTCCTCACGGATGTGGAGGATGCCTGCGTTGCCCAGGACGTGCCGGCCGATACGGCGACGGCGGAGTACGGGCCGGGACAGTACGAGATCAACCTGCATCACGTCGACGACCCGATCAAAGCCTGCGACGACGCCATTCTGCTGAAACGCATCATCAAGGGGGTCGCCCGCAAGCACGGCATGATCGCGACCTTTATGGCCAAGCCGTTTTCGGAACGGGCGGGCTGCGGCATGCACATTCACCTCAGCCTGCTGGACAAGGACGGCAACAACATCTTTGCCGGTCCGATGGACAAGGAGATCGGCCTGCCCGCCTCCAAGGCGCTGCGCCATGCCATCGGCGGCCTGGCGGCGACAACGGCCGATTCCATGGCGGTCTTTGCCCCCAATGCCAATTCCTATCGCCGTTTCCAGGCGAACTCCTACGCACCGATCAACACCGCCTGGGGGGTTGACAACCGGACGGTCTCGCTGCGCATCCCGCGATCGGACGAAAAAGGCATGCGTGTCGAGCATCGGGTCGCCGGCGCGGATGCAAACCCCTATCTGACCATGGCCTGCGTCATGGCCGGGGTCCATCACGGCCTGACCCATAAATCCGACCCGGGCCCGATGGAAACCGGCAATGCGTATGAAAAGCCGGTGACGGAGCTTCCCCTTCGCTGGTGGCAGGCGCTTCAGACCTTCGGCGAAAGCAAGGTCCTGCCGAAATATCTCGGGGCGCATTACTGCGAGACCTACGCGGCCGCCCGGAGCTTCGAGAACGACGCATTCCAGGCGCAGATCCCGCCCCTGGATTACGAATGGTACCTGCGCACGGTGTAAGACATGGCAAAGTTTGACGATACCCGATCCTATTACCGGGCAACGGCCCATACCGCGCCCTCACACCCGCGCCTGGAAGGCGAACACAAAGCCGACGTTGCCATTCTGGGCGCCGGTTATACCGGCCTGTCCGCCGCGCTGGAACTCGCCGAAGCGGGATATTCCGTCATCGTGGTCGAGGCGGAAACCGTCGGCTTCGGCGCATCGGGCCGCAACGGTGGCCAGGTCTGCAGCGGCTTCAACAAGTCCATGGCGCAGATCGAAAGAGCCGTCGGGTCCGAAGCTGCGCAGATCGCCTGGGAAATTGCAGATGGCGCCCCGCGACTGGTCGGCGAACGGATCCGGAAATACGATATCGATTGCGATCTGAAATGGGGCTACCTGCACGCTGCGGAGAAGAAAAGTCAGCTTGAAGACCTGAAGGAGCACCAGGCTGAATGGGAGAAATGGGGCTACAAGGGCACCAAACTCTATGAAGGCGCCAATGTGCGGGAGAAGATCGGCAGCGACCGCTATGTCGGTGCCTTGTGGGAACCCGACGCCGGTCATGTCCATCCGCTGAACTATTGCCTGGGGCTTGCGAAAGCCGCCCATGCCGCCGGAGCGCAGATCTTTGAACACAGCCGCGCGGTGAAGCTGGATACCGGCGACCGGCCCGCGATCCATACCGAGCAAGGGACCGTCCGCGCCGAGCATCTGATCCTCGCCGGCAATGCGTATCTGCGCGAAACGGAGCCCTATCTGTTCCGACGCCTGATGCCGGTCGGCAGCTATATCGTTGCGACGGAACCTTTGGGTGACAATCGCGCGAAGAGCCTGCTGCCCACGGACGATGCGGTGTCGAACTGCAACTTCATCGTCGACTATTACCGGCTCAGCGGTGACAAGCGCATGCTGTTCGGCGGCCGCGCCACCTATTCCGGACTTGAGCCCAACGATCTGGGCGGCTTTGTGCGGCCGCGCATGCTGCATGTCTTTCCGGAACTGGAAGATGCGAAGATCGAGCATGTCTGGGGCGGCTATATCGGTATCACCGTCGACCGAATGCCGCATGTCGGCCGGATCGGCAGCCGTACCTATTTCAGCCAGGGCTATTCGGGCCACGGTCTCGCCCTCAGCAACATGTGCGGCAAGATTCTCGCTGAAGCGATCAAGGGGCAGACCAGCAAGTTTGACGTGATGCACAAATTCAAGCATCCGATCTTCCCCGGTGGTCGTTTCCGCACCCCGTTGCTGACCCTCGGCATGTTTTGGTATCGCCTGAAGGATGCCTTGGCGTAAGCTCTCGTTCGGCACGAATCCTGCTTGCGCCATTCGGCGGGAGGGCAGTGCGTCTGCCGTGAAGAGGGAACCCTGAATGTTCAGCCGCTTGATGCGTATCATCAAACCGGGCGATCGCCGCAAGGAACGCCGCGTCAAAGTCCGCTTTCCGGCGGAGGTCGGCGGCCTGAAAGGACGGGTGACCGATGTCAGCCTGGGTGGGTTCGGCTTCTATCCGGACCAGGAGGGCCTGACCGAGGGAGACGAGGTCATGTCGGTTCTGATGCCCGACGAGTTCACGACCATCGAAATCGCGAGCCGCGTAGTGGGCGCCGATGATGAAGGCATGGTCGTCTGCGTCGCCTTCATCAAGGTGACCCCGGAACAGTTCGATCCGTTGCAGGACATTATTGCAAATCAGTCCATCGGGTGATGGCGGGCCGGCAGCGCCTTACAGGAAGTCTTCCAGGTTCAGCCCCAGAACATCGCAGATCGCTTCGCACTGGGCCCTTTCGCTTTCCAGAAACACTCCGTCCGCCCGGCTGACCGCCAGGGCGACCTTGACCAGCAGCACGGCATCGCCGGCCTCATGGCGCATCTCCTTGATGGCATCCAGCGCATCGCGCCGCCCCTTCGATTCCGATTCGATGATATCTTCGATATAGCCATTGAACAGGTCGACGGCCTCGTGAACGTCAAATATCTTCAGTTTATCAATAGCTTCCAGGATCTGGTCGACGCGTCCGCGCTCCGACAGGGAGACCTCGCCATCGGCGATCGCAACCAGGGCACAGGAGGCCATGCACGCCTCCAGGAACGGCCGGTTCCTGCGCCGCGCCGTGCGTTCCTCGATTGCATGCCTGACCCCTTCGAACATCCTGATCCCCCAAACTGGCGCATTTCCCCGGAATTGCGCGGCGCCGCAATTTGACCCTGCTGCAGTGCGGCGGTCAAGTGACGGGTCTGCACGCATGGACGTCGCTTTTACCCTAGTCGCCGATCCAAATTGGCCTAAAGTGATCCGATAAGAGAGCGGTTCCCCGAAAGGGGATCAAAAGGGAATTCGGTGAGATGCTGGACAAGATCCGGGATTGAGGCCGAAGCTGCCCCCGCAACTGTAAGCGGCGAGCCGATCGCCCAGTCCAGGCCACTGACGGACGTTCCGTTGGGAAGGCCGGGCGAACCGGCACCGACCCGCGAGCCAGGAGACCTGCCGCTCTGTCAACTGCAACCCTAATGTCCGGGCGGGGTGCCCCGGAAGGAGGTTTCGATGAGTGGTACCACGTCTGTTTTCCAGACCGCAGAACGGGAAATCGCGGCATTCGATCCGGGGCAGAGTCTGTCCGCCCTGTTCCTGGCGGAAGAGCCTCTGCCGCGCGGTGCGGCGGAGGGGGCGATTCTGTCATGGCTTCTCTCCCTGCCCGACGGGACGGACCCGGCCTGGGCCGCAAAGATGCTGGGACAAACCTCACCCTTCGCGGATGCATCCGCGGGCGAGGCCGGCAAGGCCAGCGAACTTTTGCGACAGATCGCTCAGTTCCCCGCGGACAAGCTTTCCCGCCCGCGGCGTCGGCGCATCCGCAACTGATTTCGGTCCGACGCGGGAAGGAGTGAGACGGAACGGATGACGCAACCCCTGTCATCGCCTATATAGCCCCCATGACGGATGCTCCTTCCCGCCCGGGCCCGCCCTGGCTGACCCAACTGGTCGATTTCGCGCCGCTGGCGGCCTTTGTCGTCACCTATTTCCTCAGCAAGGACCTGTTCCTCGCCACGAAAGTCGTGATGGCGGCGAGTGCCGCGGCCGTGGTCGTCTCGCTGATAGTGACCCGCAAGATTCCGTGGATGCCGCTGCTGACCGCGGTGCTGGTCGGCGTGTTCGGCGGCCTTACGATCTATCTCGAGGATTCCAGCTTCATCAAGATGAAGCCCAGCATCATCAACACGCTGTTCGGTGTCGGGCTACTGGCGGCCCTGGCCCTCGGCAAGCTGCCGCTCCGCGCCATGATGGGACACAGCTTCGCCATGCCGGAACGGGCCTGGAAGGTTCTGACCCTGCGCTGCGCGGTCTTCTTCCTGTGTCTCGCCCTGTTGAACGAAATCGTCTGGCGTTCCGTATCGGAAGCGATCTGGGTCTATTTCCGCTTTCCCGGTCTGATCGCAATCACCTTCCTGTTCTTCATCAGTCAGGTGCCTTACATGATGCGACACAGCGAGACCGACGCCAGCGAACAGGCCGGCGATCAGTAGTCCCCGGTTTCTCCGTCGGGGTTGGTGAACGGCGCAGACGGGACAGTCCCACTGAGCGACCGACGATGCGCCAGGGCCCAGTGCACGGAAGGAAAGGCGATATCGCGCGTCGGAATCTCATCCCAATCGAAGAACCGGACCTCCAGGCTTTCCTCGCCCGCCGCGATGCCGGGGGAGGACAGATGGGCCGCATAGATCAGTTGCACCTGGCTGATCCGCGGGATGGTGTAGACTGCCAGCAAGCCGTCGATGGCAATATCGGCGCATGCTTCTTCCCGCGCTTCGCGCCGGGCACCGTCCTCCACGGTTTCGTTCAGTTCCAGATAGCCCGCGGGAATCGTCCAGTATCCGCGGCGCGGTTCGATCGAACGGCGGCACATCAGTACCCTGCCCTCCTCCACCACCACGGCGCCGGCAACGATTAACGGGTTTTCGTATTGAATGAAGCCGCAATCGGGACAGGTCAGGCGTTCCCGATTGTCCCCTTCCGGAACCTTGCGAACGGTCGGCCCGCGCGCCGTCAGTCTGTCGGATTCATCCTCCATTGCAGGCAAATCATGCGTGTTGGGCTTGTCCGCCGCAAGCGACAACTGCTATTCGCATGGCGCTGAACGGGGATCGCCCCCGCGGAAGGTTGAGGGGGATTTCGAATGGCCGATCTGCGCCGCATCATAGACGAGGCCGAGGAACATTATCGGCGCGGCCGCCTTGCCGCCGCCGCCGATGCCTATCAGCGCGTATTGGACCAGGATCCCGACAACATCGAAGCGCTGGAATGGCGCGGCGAGATCGCGGTTCAACAGGACGACTATGAGACCGCGGTCGAAACGCTGGGACGCGCACGAGAACTGCGCGGCGACGACGCCTTCGCGGAATACACCAATCTGGGCCTGTCCTATTACGAGCTGAACCGCCCGGAGGAAGCCGTGGAAACCCTCTGGATGGCAGTCCGCCGGAATGCGTCGGACCTCGTCTCCCATTCGAATCTGGGCAAGGCGCTGTACGATCTTTACGCCAACAATGGCGAGGAAGAAGCCGTGCGGATCGCTGGCGAATGGATGCGCCGCTTTCCCGAGGTCCCGGACGCGCAACATATCGGGCCCGCAATCTCCGGCCTCGGCCTGCCGAAGACCGCCAGTGCCGCCTATGTCGAAGACATCTTCAACGACTACGCCCCGATCTTCGACGAGAAACTGGCTGAACTGGGTTATCGTGCGCCGACGCTGATCCTTCAGGCGCTGGAACCGCATCTGCCGCCCCCCAACCGGGATCTTGTCGTGCTCGACGCCGGATGCGGCACCGGCCTGTGCGCGCCGCTGCTGTCGCCGCACGCGCAGCACCTGGACGGGGTCGACCTGTCGCCCGGCATGCTGGAGAAGGCAAGGGCTAAGGAACTCTACGACAGCCTGGAACAGCAGGAACTGACCGCCTATCTGAACGCCGCGCCTGAACGCTACGACCTGATCGTGGCCGCTGATGTCCTGTGCTACTTCGGCGACCTCGCCGATGCGATGGCTGCATTCGAAACTGCCCTGGTCCCGACAGGCCGCCTCGGGTTTTCGGTGGAGCGGCTGCTGGACGACGATCAGGTTGCCGGCGGCTATCGACTGAATCAGAGCGGCCGATACAAGCACGACCCGGCCTATGTCTCGAGTATCCTGGAAGAAGCCGGATTGATCCTGATCGACATCGCCCAGGAGGATCTGCGCAGCGAATACGGCATCCCCGTCGGGGGACTGATCGTCACTGCGGCGAAACCCGCTTGAACAGCGCTTCCCCGCCGCCCCGCACACAGTGTATGGTCTGACGATGGATGAGCAGGACACAACTCAGGGCGGCGGAATGACGACGCCGCCGACCAATGATACCGGGCAGCCGGGTACGACGAAATCCGGCACTGAGGCCAACGCGCCGCCCGCGAAGCCAAGGCCGGTCGCAAAGGCCATCGTGAACAAGCCGGGCGCCCGCCCCGGCAAACCCAGAATTCAGCCTGCGAAGGTCGTGGCGAAGGCCATCCCGGCGAAGAAGGCGGCGGCCAGGGCACGCCCCGTCGCCAAGGCCGTGGTCAAGGCAGCAGCAAAGAAGACACCTGCTCCAGAGCCGGCAGTCCGAAAACCCGCAGTCCAAGCGCCGGCAGCCCAGAAGCCGGCCGCTTCCGAACCCGCCCCTGCCCCGCAGACCGGTTCGGATAAGGCGATACCGTCCCCGACGTCCCCCCAAGCCTCAGAGTCGCTACCCGCCCAGAAGCCGGTAGCCCAGGTCGTCGCGCGGCCCGATGCCGACCCGCAATTACTGATGCGCCGGGCATTGCGGGCCCATGGCGAGGGGAAACTGCAGGAGGCATCGGAACTCTACGGCCGCATTCTGTCCATCGACCCCGAATTCGCTCCGGCCTGGATCAATCTCGGCGTCCTGCTGCGCCGTATCGGGAAGTTGAAATCGGCAGTCACCTGCCTGAAACGCGGCATCGCCCTGAAGCCCGATGACGGACCGGCCTGGTCCAATCTGGGCAACGCCCTGCGCGCCGTGAACCGCCTGGATGAGGCGATTGCCGCCCAGCGCCAGGCCCTGGAACTGTCATCCGATGTGGCACGCATACATTACAATTACGGCCTGACCGTACGGGACAAGGGGGATCTGAAGGAAGCCGGAAACGCCATCCGGCGGGCGAGTCTGCTGGGCTACGAAGCCCCGGAACTGCCGTGGGACCAATCGCTGACCGAACTGCTGTCCGGGAATCTGGCTCACGGCTTCGAGATTTACGAAAGCCGCTGGAAACTGCCGGAAATCAAGCGGCTTCACACCAATGCCCCGGAATGGGATGGCAGCGCCCTGGAAGGACGAACCCTCCTGGTGTGGTCCGAGCAGGGTATGGGGGATACCCTGCAGTTCTGCCGCTATGTCATCGATTCCGCGGACGGGATTGCCGATACGGGCGGCAAGATCGTGCTCGAAGTTCAGGCACCGCTTGCCCGCATCCTTCAACGGTCGCCGGATTTTTCGAAGGTCACCGTTATTCCGCGCGGCGCGAAACTGCCGAAATTCGATCTGCAGATCCCGCTCCTGAGTTTACCCCGCCTGCGTGGCACGACGCTGGATTCGATTCCGGACCATTGCCCCTATATCATGCCGCCATCGGACATCCCGAAACCGCCGGGTTTGCACGCGGACCGGCTGAAGGTCGGCTTGTGCTGGGCCGGAAAGCCCAGTCACAAGAATGATCGGAACAGATCGGTCGACCTTGAGAGTTTCGCCACCCTGTTCGACCTGCCGAAGACCGACTTTGTCTCGTTGCAGAAGGGCCCCGCGGTCCAGGACATCGCGGAACTGTCGCTCGGCCCGCTGTTGCGCGACCTCGGCAGCGGCTTCCGCGACTTCGCCGATACGGCAGCCACGATCCGCGCGCTCGACCTTGTGATTACCGTCGACACGTCTGTCGCGCATCTCGCGGGTGCCATGGCACGTCCGGTCTGGGTCCTGCTGCCCTATGCGCCGGACTGGCGCTGGATGCTGCACAGGGACGACAGCCCCTGGTACCCGTCCATGACCCTTTTCCGTCAGACCAGCCCCGGTGACTGGAGCGAAGTCTTCAGTCGGGTTCGGCAGGCCCTGATCCGCAAACTGCGATCTTCGGGACGGTAACCTCGCCATTTGTTCCGATTTGTTCTCGTTAATAAAAATGAGAACAAAAATAGAATAACCCACTCTCCCGATCATCTGAACACTATCCGACGCCTTTCACAGCGCCCTCGTTCTCTTCGGAACGGGGGTATTTGTCTTGTTTGAATATTCAACGATCACTTCAAATGCAGCGGAAATCCCGGGCTTATTCATTGACGGGTAGTTCATTCCCATGATATCCCATGATTACCCATAAGCGTGCTCACTGGCAGAATGTGGTCGATCTGCGTCCATGCCGAGCTGCTCTGGGAGTTGGAACCCGGGAGAACCGGGGGTTTCAACGGAGAAACGGCGGTCCGGACGCGAACCGCCTGGCGACAAAAGGGGTGACGGCGACATGGCGCTGTTTACCGGCACGTTCGAAAACAAGGTCGATCGGAAGGGACGTGTTTCCCTGCCGGCCGATTTTCGTGCCGAACTGCCGGATGGCGGTGAACGCGTCGTCTACATCTACCCGTCGCCGAAGCACGATGCGCTGGAAGCCTGCGACAAGGCCTTCATGCAGCGGCTCGTGCAGGCCATCGAGGAGCAGCCGCTCTACTCCGATGAAGAGGAAGACCTGAACCAGTCCATCGTCGCCCAGGCTCGCAAGGCCCTGCTGGACGAAACGGGTCGCCTCGTTTTGGCGCCAGAACTGGCCGGCCACGCCGGGATTGAAGACAAGGCCGTCTTTGTCGGCCAGGGGTCGCGGTTCCAGATCTGGTCGCCGGACCGATATTCCGATCACAGCGAACGGGCCCGCGCCCGCGCCAAGGGTCGGACCCTGGCCCTGAAACCGGCGGGAGGGGCATGATCATGCAGGCGCACAACGCCCCCCATCTGCCGGTCATGTTGCCCGAAGTACTGGAGGCCCTGGCCCCGGCCGACGGAGAGTTCCACCTGGACGGAACTTTCGGGGCTGGCGGTTACACGACCGGAATTCTGGACGCCGCGGACACGCGTGTCTTTGCCGTCGACCGGGACCCGGACGCCATCCGGCGCGGCGAGGCTCTGGTCGAGCGGTACAAGGATCGTCTGACCCTGCTGTGCGGCACTTTCGGCGACATGGAACGTCTTCTGGGGGATGTCGGCGTGACGCGGCTGGACGGCGTCGTACTGGATCTCGGGGTGTCCTCGCCCCAGATCGACACGCCGGAACGCGGTTTCTCCTTCCGCTTCGACGGCCCGCTGGACATGCGGATGAGCCAGTCCGGCCCCAGCGCCGCGGATGTCGTCAACGACTGGCCCGAGGCCGAACTGGCGCGGATCATCTGGGAATACGGCGAAGAACGCTTCTCGCGAAAGATCGCGAAGGCCATCGTGCGCGAGCGCGAGGACGAC of Alphaproteobacteria bacterium contains these proteins:
- the rsmH gene encoding 16S rRNA (cytosine(1402)-N(4))-methyltransferase RsmH, with amino-acid sequence MQAHNAPHLPVMLPEVLEALAPADGEFHLDGTFGAGGYTTGILDAADTRVFAVDRDPDAIRRGEALVERYKDRLTLLCGTFGDMERLLGDVGVTRLDGVVLDLGVSSPQIDTPERGFSFRFDGPLDMRMSQSGPSAADVVNDWPEAELARIIWEYGEERFSRKIAKAIVREREDDRIETTSRLAEIVRRCVPRAKDKIDPATRTFQALRIQVNDELGEIDRALEAAERLLTPGGRLVVVAFHSLEDKRVKAFMKARAGRTGGASRHLPPGNGESRAPSFQLASTSARKPGRAEESINPRARSARLRAATRTEAPAWPTEGGSR
- a CDS encoding tetratricopeptide repeat protein is translated as MTTPPTNDTGQPGTTKSGTEANAPPAKPRPVAKAIVNKPGARPGKPRIQPAKVVAKAIPAKKAAARARPVAKAVVKAAAKKTPAPEPAVRKPAVQAPAAQKPAASEPAPAPQTGSDKAIPSPTSPQASESLPAQKPVAQVVARPDADPQLLMRRALRAHGEGKLQEASELYGRILSIDPEFAPAWINLGVLLRRIGKLKSAVTCLKRGIALKPDDGPAWSNLGNALRAVNRLDEAIAAQRQALELSSDVARIHYNYGLTVRDKGDLKEAGNAIRRASLLGYEAPELPWDQSLTELLSGNLAHGFEIYESRWKLPEIKRLHTNAPEWDGSALEGRTLLVWSEQGMGDTLQFCRYVIDSADGIADTGGKIVLEVQAPLARILQRSPDFSKVTVIPRGAKLPKFDLQIPLLSLPRLRGTTLDSIPDHCPYIMPPSDIPKPPGLHADRLKVGLCWAGKPSHKNDRNRSVDLESFATLFDLPKTDFVSLQKGPAVQDIAELSLGPLLRDLGSGFRDFADTAATIRALDLVITVDTSVAHLAGAMARPVWVLLPYAPDWRWMLHRDDSPWYPSMTLFRQTSPGDWSEVFSRVRQALIRKLRSSGR
- a CDS encoding division/cell wall cluster transcriptional repressor MraZ; translation: MALFTGTFENKVDRKGRVSLPADFRAELPDGGERVVYIYPSPKHDALEACDKAFMQRLVQAIEEQPLYSDEEEDLNQSIVAQARKALLDETGRLVLAPELAGHAGIEDKAVFVGQGSRFQIWSPDRYSDHSERARARAKGRTLALKPAGGA